Proteins co-encoded in one Aquincola tertiaricarbonis genomic window:
- a CDS encoding DUF481 domain-containing protein: MRLALAAACLTTTLAPLSALAQVTVKNDGQWRALFTAGASLSSGNSDATSINLSGEAVKATTQDKLTLNAKALYVKNDGAESDNRLSAGTHYQRDLNTRWFGFGQFDALRDEPANLSSRASIGAGAGYHVIRRDDLTFDISTGLGYSRERYVEPEVVDGSERDSYSNTELILAEESSHRFTDTTTFRQKLTLLPNLRNNDQYRAVFDASLSVAMTSRLALTASVSHRYDSDPGPGLKKGDTLFITGVSFRLD; encoded by the coding sequence ATGCGACTTGCCCTTGCCGCCGCCTGCCTGACCACCACGCTGGCGCCGCTCAGCGCCCTTGCGCAGGTGACCGTCAAGAACGACGGCCAGTGGCGCGCCCTGTTCACCGCGGGCGCCAGTCTCTCGTCCGGCAACAGCGACGCCACCAGCATCAACCTCAGCGGCGAGGCCGTCAAGGCCACGACCCAGGACAAGCTGACGCTCAATGCGAAGGCGCTGTACGTGAAGAACGACGGCGCCGAATCGGACAACCGCCTGTCGGCCGGCACGCACTACCAGCGCGACCTGAACACCCGCTGGTTCGGCTTCGGCCAGTTCGATGCGCTGCGTGACGAGCCAGCCAACCTGTCGTCGCGCGCATCCATCGGCGCTGGCGCCGGCTACCACGTGATCCGGCGCGACGACCTCACCTTCGATATCTCGACCGGCCTGGGCTACTCGCGCGAGCGCTACGTGGAGCCTGAAGTGGTGGACGGCAGCGAGCGGGATTCGTACAGCAACACCGAGCTGATCCTGGCCGAAGAGTCGAGCCACCGCTTCACCGATACCACCACCTTCCGCCAGAAGCTGACGCTGCTGCCCAACCTGCGCAACAACGACCAATACCGCGCGGTGTTCGACGCCAGCCTGTCGGTGGCGATGACCAGCCGCCTGGCCCTGACGGCCAGCGTCTCGCACCGCTACGACAGCGACCCGGGCCCCGGGCTGAAGAAGGGCGACACGCTGTTCATCACCGGCGTGTCGTTCCGCCTCGACTAA
- the purE gene encoding 5-(carboxyamino)imidazole ribonucleotide mutase — protein MGSSSDWETMQHAAAILAEFGVPHEARVVSAHRMPDDMFAYAESAQARGLQAIIAGAGGAAHLPGMLAAKTVVPVLGVPVASRHLQGVDSLHSIVQMPKGIPVATFAIGTAGAGNAALFAVAMLANHDEALRAKLEAFRARQTEAARAMTQELK, from the coding sequence ATGGGTTCCAGCAGCGACTGGGAAACCATGCAACACGCGGCCGCGATTCTCGCCGAGTTCGGCGTTCCCCACGAAGCCCGGGTCGTCTCGGCCCACCGCATGCCCGACGACATGTTCGCCTACGCCGAAAGCGCGCAGGCGCGGGGCCTGCAAGCCATCATCGCCGGTGCCGGCGGCGCCGCGCACCTGCCCGGCATGCTGGCCGCCAAGACGGTGGTGCCGGTGCTCGGTGTGCCGGTGGCCAGCCGCCACCTGCAAGGCGTCGATTCGCTGCACTCCATCGTGCAGATGCCCAAGGGCATTCCGGTGGCCACCTTCGCCATCGGCACCGCCGGTGCGGGCAATGCCGCGCTGTTCGCGGTGGCCATGCTGGCCAACCACGATGAAGCCCTGCGCGCCAAGCTCGAAGCCTTCCGCGCGCGCCAGACCGAAGCCGCCCGCGCGATGACGCAGGAGCTGAAGTGA
- the rimI gene encoding ribosomal protein S18-alanine N-acetyltransferase, translating into MNAIAQPAAPRLVPMTVALVDAVSLIEQQAYAFPWSRGNFIDSIAAGYDMQVLQAEDGELIGYTVAMRGVDEVHLLNITVAPRWQRQGHGRALLAAVIDAVRATGLPTLLLEVRTSNEGARLLYESMGFLQIGLRRGYYPAPHGQREDAFVMALAMEPRDVE; encoded by the coding sequence ATGAACGCCATCGCGCAACCCGCCGCGCCGCGCCTGGTGCCGATGACCGTGGCCCTGGTGGACGCGGTGAGCCTCATCGAGCAGCAGGCTTATGCCTTTCCGTGGTCGCGCGGCAACTTCATCGACTCCATCGCCGCCGGCTACGACATGCAGGTGCTGCAGGCCGAAGACGGCGAGCTGATCGGCTACACCGTGGCCATGCGGGGTGTGGACGAGGTGCACCTGCTCAACATCACGGTGGCGCCGCGCTGGCAGCGGCAGGGCCACGGCCGGGCGCTGCTGGCGGCGGTGATCGACGCGGTGCGCGCCACCGGCCTGCCCACGCTGCTGCTGGAAGTGCGCACCAGCAACGAAGGTGCGCGCCTGCTGTACGAATCGATGGGCTTCTTGCAGATCGGCCTGCGCCGTGGCTACTACCCCGCGCCGCACGGCCAGCGTGAAGACGCCTTCGTGATGGCGCTGGCCATGGAGCCCCGCGATGTGGAGTGA
- the dacB gene encoding D-alanyl-D-alanine carboxypeptidase/D-alanyl-D-alanine endopeptidase: MPVSSLFVALWLGLAAAGAATAQSIGNLPPEAAAVLQRERIPPEALSVVVEEVGALPVRGQPPAPRLRLQADKPVNPASLTKLLTTYAALDLLGPAWSWNTPVWINGEVRDGVLDGSLIIQGRGDPKLVLERVWLLLRRVQAAGVREIRGDIVLDTDAFAPPRASPADFDNEPLRPYNVRADALLLNQKTVIYRFTPDAVRNVARISAEPALAGTTVQAELPMAEGPCGDWRSTVKPRFDDPAQVRFEGRYPLACGERLWPVADPAPQTYAARLLAQLWAEAGGQLRGKVRAGPAPTATPPSFQFESPPLAEVVRDINKFSNNTMAQQLFLTLGLERAGQGTPEAAREVLQRWLAERLRIDPATQQALVIDNGSGLSRDTRMPAALLARLLQSAWSSPVMPDLMASLPASGTDGTLRRSQAPAGRAHLKTGSLRDVAGVAGYVLGDSGRRYLLVAIVNHPNAAAARPAFDALVQWTLRDGAVPGTP, from the coding sequence ATGCCTGTGTCTTCGCTTTTCGTCGCCCTCTGGCTGGGCCTGGCGGCCGCCGGTGCGGCCACCGCCCAGTCCATCGGCAACCTGCCCCCCGAAGCCGCTGCGGTGCTGCAGCGCGAGCGCATTCCGCCCGAGGCCTTGTCGGTGGTGGTGGAAGAAGTTGGGGCCCTGCCCGTGCGCGGCCAGCCGCCGGCGCCGCGCCTGCGGCTGCAGGCCGACAAGCCGGTGAACCCGGCTTCGCTGACCAAGCTGCTGACCACCTATGCCGCGCTCGACCTGCTGGGCCCGGCGTGGAGCTGGAACACGCCGGTGTGGATCAACGGCGAGGTGCGCGACGGCGTGCTGGACGGCTCCTTGATCATCCAGGGCCGGGGCGACCCCAAGCTGGTGCTGGAGCGGGTGTGGCTGCTGCTGCGCCGGGTGCAGGCGGCCGGCGTGCGCGAGATCCGCGGCGACATCGTGCTGGACACCGACGCTTTCGCGCCGCCTCGCGCCTCCCCCGCCGACTTCGACAACGAGCCGCTGCGGCCCTACAACGTGCGCGCCGACGCGCTGCTGCTGAACCAGAAGACGGTGATCTACCGCTTCACGCCCGACGCGGTGCGCAACGTGGCGCGCATCAGCGCCGAGCCGGCGCTGGCCGGCACCACGGTGCAGGCCGAGCTGCCGATGGCCGAAGGCCCTTGCGGCGATTGGCGCAGCACCGTGAAGCCGCGCTTCGACGACCCGGCGCAGGTGCGCTTCGAGGGCCGTTACCCGCTGGCCTGCGGCGAGCGGCTGTGGCCGGTGGCCGACCCGGCGCCGCAGACCTACGCCGCCCGGCTGCTGGCCCAGCTGTGGGCCGAGGCCGGCGGCCAGCTGCGCGGCAAGGTGCGCGCCGGCCCCGCGCCCACGGCCACGCCGCCCTCGTTCCAGTTCGAGTCGCCGCCGCTGGCCGAGGTGGTGCGCGACATCAACAAGTTCAGCAACAACACGATGGCGCAGCAGCTGTTCCTGACGCTGGGGCTGGAACGCGCCGGCCAGGGCACGCCCGAGGCCGCGCGCGAGGTGCTGCAGCGCTGGCTGGCCGAGCGCCTGCGCATCGACCCCGCCACCCAGCAGGCGCTGGTGATCGACAACGGCTCGGGCTTGTCGCGCGACACACGCATGCCGGCGGCGCTGCTGGCCCGGCTGCTGCAGTCGGCCTGGTCCAGCCCGGTAATGCCCGACCTGATGGCCTCGCTGCCAGCCTCGGGCACCGACGGCACGCTGCGCCGTTCGCAGGCGCCCGCCGGGCGCGCGCACCTGAAGACCGGCTCCTTGCGCGACGTGGCCGGCGTGGCCGGTTACGTGCTGGGCGACAGCGGCCGGCGCTACCTGCTGGTGGCCATCGTCAACCACCCCAACGCCGCCGCCGCGCGCCCGGCCTTCGACGCGCTGGTGCAGTGGACGCTGCGCGACGGCGCGGTGCCGGGAACGCCATAA
- a CDS encoding phosphoribosylaminoimidazolesuccinocarboxamide synthase: protein MTAALHTSSITSLPLLARGKVRDNYAVGDDRLLMVASDRLSAFDVIMGEPIPGKGELLTRMALFWFDRLKDIVPNHLTGEAPESVVAPAEVAQVKGRSMLVKRLKPLPIEAVVRGYLAGSGWAEYQKTGEVCGVKLPAGLKNASRLPEPIFTPATKAEMGDHDENISFEKMVEVVGRDRAEAVRRIAISLYTEAAAYALTKGIIIADTKFEFGLDEDGTLTLMDEVLTPDSSRYWPVESYVEGVNPPSYDKQFVRDWLEQAQVDGRPWGKTAPAPALPADVVAKTADKYQEALRRLVEAG from the coding sequence ATGACAGCCGCCCTGCACACGTCGTCGATCACCTCGCTGCCCCTGCTTGCCCGGGGCAAGGTCCGCGACAACTACGCGGTGGGCGACGACCGGCTGCTGATGGTGGCCAGCGACCGCCTCTCGGCCTTCGACGTCATCATGGGCGAGCCGATCCCGGGCAAGGGCGAACTGCTCACGCGCATGGCGCTGTTCTGGTTCGACCGGCTCAAGGACATCGTGCCCAACCACCTGACCGGCGAAGCGCCGGAAAGCGTGGTGGCGCCCGCCGAGGTGGCGCAGGTCAAGGGCCGCTCGATGCTGGTCAAGCGCCTGAAGCCGCTGCCCATCGAAGCCGTGGTGCGCGGCTATCTGGCCGGCAGCGGCTGGGCCGAATACCAGAAGACCGGCGAAGTCTGCGGCGTCAAGCTGCCCGCCGGCCTGAAGAACGCCAGCCGCCTGCCCGAGCCCATCTTCACCCCGGCCACCAAGGCCGAGATGGGCGACCACGACGAGAACATCTCTTTCGAGAAGATGGTCGAGGTGGTGGGCCGCGACCGCGCCGAGGCGGTGCGCCGCATCGCCATCAGCCTGTACACCGAGGCGGCGGCCTACGCCCTGACCAAGGGCATCATCATCGCCGACACCAAGTTCGAGTTCGGCCTGGACGAAGACGGCACGCTGACGCTGATGGACGAGGTGCTGACGCCCGACTCCTCGCGCTACTGGCCGGTGGAGAGCTACGTCGAAGGCGTCAACCCGCCCAGCTACGACAAGCAGTTCGTGCGCGACTGGCTGGAGCAGGCCCAGGTCGATGGCCGCCCCTGGGGCAAGACCGCGCCGGCGCCCGCGCTGCCGGCCGACGTGGTGGCCAAGACCGCCGACAAGTACCAGGAAGCCTTGCGGCGTCTCGTCGAAGCGGGCTGA
- a CDS encoding L-threonylcarbamoyladenylate synthase — translation MRLDAQDPAAIAAAADRLAAGELVAFPTETVYGLGARADDDAATAQIFAAKGRPTGHPLIVHVHEPAAAAAWAGEWPALAQRLAAAFWPGPLTLIVPRAPGLGEAAAGGQSSIGLRCPSHPVAQALLRAAAERGVRGVAAPSANRFGRVSPTTAAHVQQEFDDTLTVLDGGACDVGIESAIVDCSRGRPVLLRPGALTREQIEQAAGQPLAAPDADAPRASGTLASHYAPRAKVRLMPAAALRDALKVFADAATAGNTHSPTGKTLAVYCRTVRPGPGAALVRQMPDDPALAAHELFATLRALDDAGVSLIWVETPPPGTAWDGVRDRLQRAAAE, via the coding sequence ATGCGACTGGACGCGCAGGACCCGGCGGCCATCGCCGCCGCCGCCGACCGGCTGGCCGCCGGCGAGCTGGTGGCCTTTCCCACCGAGACGGTGTATGGCCTGGGTGCCCGCGCCGACGACGACGCCGCCACCGCGCAGATCTTCGCCGCCAAGGGCCGGCCCACTGGCCATCCGCTGATCGTGCATGTGCATGAGCCGGCCGCCGCGGCGGCCTGGGCCGGCGAGTGGCCGGCGCTGGCGCAGCGCCTGGCCGCGGCCTTCTGGCCCGGTCCGCTGACGCTCATCGTGCCGCGCGCGCCGGGCCTGGGCGAGGCGGCGGCGGGCGGCCAATCGAGCATCGGCCTGCGTTGCCCGTCGCACCCGGTGGCCCAGGCGCTGCTGCGTGCGGCGGCCGAGCGCGGCGTGCGTGGCGTGGCCGCGCCCAGCGCCAACCGCTTCGGCCGCGTCAGCCCCACCACGGCGGCGCACGTGCAGCAGGAGTTTGACGACACGCTGACGGTGCTGGACGGCGGTGCCTGCGACGTGGGCATCGAATCCGCCATCGTCGATTGCTCACGCGGGCGGCCGGTGCTGCTGCGGCCCGGCGCGCTGACGCGCGAGCAGATCGAGCAGGCCGCCGGCCAGCCGCTGGCCGCGCCCGATGCCGACGCGCCGCGCGCCTCGGGCACGCTGGCCTCCCACTACGCGCCGCGCGCCAAGGTGCGGCTGATGCCCGCGGCCGCGCTGCGCGATGCGCTGAAGGTGTTTGCCGATGCCGCGACGGCCGGCAACACCCACTCACCGACCGGCAAAACGCTGGCGGTATATTGCCGCACCGTCCGGCCCGGCCCTGGTGCCGCGCTGGTCCGACAGATGCCCGACGACCCGGCCCTGGCCGCGCACGAACTGTTTGCCACGCTGCGCGCGCTGGACGATGCCGGCGTGTCGCTGATCTGGGTCGAGACACCACCGCCCGGCACCGCCTGGGACGGCGTCCGCGACCGGCTGCAACGGGCCGCGGCCGAATGA
- the tsaB gene encoding tRNA (adenosine(37)-N6)-threonylcarbamoyltransferase complex dimerization subunit type 1 TsaB, whose product MSSSPHSACPTHAEATPASPALLAIDTSTERLAVAAQAHGRQLRLVEPGGALASARLLPAVRSLLAQLGCRVSAMQAIAFGHGPGAFTGLRTACAVAQGLALGAGRPVLPIDSLAIVADDARAQTQGRHDTVHVAMDARMNEIYAGTYRWAEGRWQVLQAPALWPLAALAAHWQAEAPACVAGSALAAFGDQLPTGGAERVPTEHDRAAALLRLAQQAWLAGEAIDPALALPLYLRDKVAQTTAEREAAKAAAA is encoded by the coding sequence ATGTCGTCGTCGCCCCATTCCGCGTGCCCCACGCACGCCGAGGCCACCCCGGCCTCGCCCGCCTTGCTGGCCATCGACACCTCCACCGAACGCCTGGCCGTGGCCGCGCAAGCCCACGGCCGCCAGCTGCGCCTGGTCGAGCCCGGCGGCGCGCTGGCCTCGGCCCGGCTGCTGCCGGCCGTGCGGTCGCTGCTGGCGCAGCTGGGCTGCCGCGTGTCGGCCATGCAGGCCATCGCCTTCGGCCATGGACCGGGGGCGTTCACCGGCCTGCGCACCGCCTGTGCGGTGGCGCAGGGCTTGGCGCTGGGCGCCGGCCGGCCGGTGCTGCCCATCGACAGCCTGGCCATCGTGGCCGACGATGCCCGCGCGCAGACCCAGGGCCGGCACGACACCGTGCACGTGGCCATGGACGCGCGCATGAACGAGATCTACGCCGGCACCTACCGCTGGGCCGAGGGCCGCTGGCAGGTGCTGCAGGCGCCCGCGCTGTGGCCGCTGGCGGCGCTGGCCGCGCATTGGCAGGCCGAAGCGCCCGCCTGCGTGGCCGGGTCGGCGCTCGCCGCGTTTGGCGACCAGCTGCCCACCGGCGGCGCCGAACGCGTGCCCACCGAGCACGACCGTGCCGCCGCGCTGCTGCGCCTGGCGCAGCAGGCCTGGCTGGCCGGCGAGGCCATCGACCCCGCGCTGGCGCTGCCGCTGTACCTGCGCGACAAGGTGGCGCAGACCACGGCCGAGCGCGAAGCGGCCAAGGCGGCTGCGGCATGA
- the fba gene encoding class II fructose-bisphosphate aldolase (catalyzes the reversible aldol condensation of dihydroxyacetonephosphate and glyceraldehyde 3-phosphate in the Calvin cycle, glycolysis, and/or gluconeogenesis), whose translation MPLVSMRQLLDHAAENGYGIPAFNVNNLEQVQAVMSAADEVGAPVILQASAGARKYAGEPFIKHLIQAAAEMYPHIPLVMHQDHGTSPKVCEGAIQLGFGSVMMDGSLMEDGKTPASFDYNVDVTRRVVDMAHKVGVTVEGELGCLGNLETGEAGEEDGIGAEGKLDHSQMLTDPEEAAVFVKATQLDALAIAIGTSHGAYKFSRKPTGDILAISRVKEIHARIPNTHLVMHGSSSVPEDLLAIINQYGGKMKETYGVPVEEIQEAIKFGVRKINIDTDIRLAMTGAVRKFMAENPDKFDAREWLKPAREAAKQICKQRYLEFGCEGQAGKIKGQSLTDMAAAYAAGKLAQTVV comes from the coding sequence ATGCCTCTCGTTTCGATGCGCCAGCTGTTGGACCACGCGGCCGAAAACGGCTACGGAATCCCGGCGTTCAACGTCAACAACCTCGAGCAGGTCCAGGCCGTGATGTCGGCGGCGGACGAAGTCGGCGCGCCGGTCATCCTGCAGGCCAGCGCCGGTGCCCGCAAGTACGCCGGCGAGCCCTTCATCAAGCACCTGATCCAGGCCGCGGCCGAGATGTACCCGCACATCCCGCTGGTCATGCACCAGGACCACGGCACCAGCCCCAAGGTCTGCGAAGGCGCCATCCAGCTGGGCTTCGGCTCGGTGATGATGGACGGCTCGCTGATGGAAGACGGCAAGACCCCGGCTTCGTTCGACTACAACGTCGATGTCACCCGCCGTGTGGTCGACATGGCGCACAAGGTGGGCGTCACCGTCGAAGGTGAGCTGGGCTGCCTGGGCAACCTCGAAACCGGCGAAGCCGGCGAGGAAGACGGCATCGGCGCCGAAGGCAAGCTGGACCACAGCCAGATGCTGACCGACCCCGAAGAAGCCGCCGTCTTCGTCAAGGCCACCCAGCTGGACGCGCTGGCGATCGCCATCGGCACCAGCCACGGCGCCTACAAGTTCTCGCGCAAGCCCACCGGCGACATCCTGGCCATCAGCCGCGTCAAGGAAATCCACGCCCGCATCCCCAACACCCACCTGGTGATGCACGGCTCCTCGTCGGTGCCGGAAGACCTGCTGGCCATCATCAACCAGTACGGCGGCAAGATGAAGGAAACCTACGGCGTGCCCGTCGAGGAAATCCAGGAAGCCATCAAGTTCGGCGTGCGCAAGATCAACATCGACACCGACATCCGCCTGGCGATGACCGGTGCGGTGCGCAAGTTCATGGCCGAGAACCCGGACAAGTTCGACGCCCGCGAATGGCTCAAGCCCGCGCGTGAAGCCGCCAAGCAGATCTGCAAGCAGCGCTACCTCGAGTTCGGCTGCGAAGGCCAGGCCGGCAAGATCAAGGGCCAGTCGCTGACCGACATGGCCGCCGCCTACGCGGCCGGCAAGCTGGCGCAAACCGTCGTCTGA
- a CDS encoding 5-(carboxyamino)imidazole ribonucleotide synthase yields the protein MPAPLLPGATLGVMGGGQLGRMFVHAAQAMGYATAVLEADAASPAGQASQHQVLAAYTDAQGLAQLADLSTAITTEFENVPAQALQTLAAQRFVAPAAAAVAVCQDRAAEKAHFQSCGVPCAPYAVIESAEQLAAVADELLPGILKTARLGYDGKGQARVRNRDELAAAWAAMKQAPCVLEKLLPLHREISVVLARGIDGACVELPVQQNLHRDGILAVTQVPAPDVPEALQRQAVDCARSVAASLQYVGVLCVEFFVLADGRLVANEMAPRPHNSGHYSIDACDVSQFELQVRTMAGLPLVSPRLHSPSVMLNLLGDLWFDAQGHERDPAWAGVLALPGVHLHLYGKADPRRGRKMGHLTVTAASAAQARATALQAADVLGLPAF from the coding sequence TTGCCCGCGCCGCTGCTGCCCGGTGCCACGCTGGGCGTGATGGGCGGCGGCCAGCTGGGCCGCATGTTCGTGCATGCCGCCCAGGCCATGGGCTATGCCACCGCGGTGCTGGAAGCCGATGCCGCCAGCCCCGCCGGCCAGGCCTCGCAGCACCAGGTGCTGGCCGCGTACACCGACGCGCAGGGCCTGGCGCAGCTGGCAGACCTGTCGACGGCCATCACCACCGAATTCGAGAACGTGCCGGCGCAGGCGCTCCAGACGTTGGCCGCGCAGCGCTTCGTGGCGCCGGCCGCGGCCGCCGTGGCCGTGTGCCAGGACCGCGCTGCCGAAAAGGCCCACTTCCAAAGCTGCGGCGTGCCCTGTGCGCCGTACGCGGTCATCGAGTCGGCCGAGCAGCTGGCCGCGGTGGCCGACGAGCTGCTGCCCGGCATCCTCAAGACCGCGCGGTTGGGTTATGACGGCAAGGGCCAGGCGCGCGTGCGCAACCGCGACGAGCTGGCCGCTGCCTGGGCCGCGATGAAGCAGGCGCCCTGCGTGCTGGAAAAGCTGTTGCCGCTGCACCGCGAGATCAGCGTGGTGCTGGCCCGCGGCATCGATGGCGCCTGCGTGGAACTGCCGGTGCAGCAGAACCTGCACCGCGACGGCATCCTGGCCGTCACCCAGGTGCCGGCGCCCGACGTGCCCGAGGCGCTGCAGCGCCAGGCGGTGGACTGCGCCCGCTCGGTGGCCGCTTCGCTGCAGTACGTGGGCGTGCTGTGCGTGGAATTCTTCGTGCTGGCCGATGGCCGGCTGGTGGCCAACGAGATGGCGCCGCGGCCCCACAACTCGGGCCACTACAGCATCGACGCCTGCGATGTTTCGCAGTTCGAGCTGCAGGTACGCACGATGGCCGGCCTGCCGCTGGTGTCGCCGCGGCTGCATTCGCCCTCGGTGATGCTCAACCTGCTGGGCGACCTGTGGTTCGACGCGCAGGGCCATGAGCGCGATCCGGCCTGGGCCGGCGTGCTGGCACTGCCCGGCGTGCACCTGCACCTGTATGGCAAGGCCGATCCGCGCCGCGGCCGCAAGATGGGCCACCTCACCGTCACCGCCGCCAGTGCGGCGCAGGCCCGCGCCACCGCGCTGCAGGCGGCCGACGTGCTGGGCCTGCCGGCCTTCTGA
- a CDS encoding uracil-DNA glycosylase, translating into MWSERQRAMLAEMGIRVFVPPAAAVPDEAPVEELVEAEEATAPVAAPAPPREERPAPATRPADLIARAPSPIDSLDWEPLREAVASCTACRLCESRRHTVFGVGHMRAHWMVIGEAPGEQEDLRGEPFVGPAGQLLDSMLRALGLTRDEAPPEQQVFIANTLKCRPPRNRNPEPEELARCEPFLQRQIALVQPRIILAMGRFAVQSLLRSSEPIGRLRGRVHQYQGVPLVVTYHPAYLLRQPMDKARAWEDLCLAAEVMEQGPQAR; encoded by the coding sequence ATGTGGAGTGAACGCCAGCGGGCCATGCTGGCCGAGATGGGCATCCGCGTGTTCGTGCCGCCAGCGGCGGCCGTGCCGGACGAGGCACCGGTAGAGGAACTGGTCGAGGCCGAAGAGGCCACGGCCCCGGTGGCCGCGCCGGCGCCCCCCCGCGAGGAGCGACCTGCGCCGGCCACGCGGCCCGCCGACCTCATCGCCCGCGCTCCGTCACCCATCGACAGCCTGGACTGGGAACCGCTGCGCGAGGCGGTGGCCAGCTGCACCGCCTGCCGGCTGTGCGAATCACGGCGCCACACCGTCTTTGGCGTCGGCCACATGCGGGCGCACTGGATGGTGATCGGCGAAGCGCCCGGCGAGCAGGAGGACCTGCGCGGCGAGCCCTTCGTCGGCCCCGCCGGGCAGCTGCTGGACAGCATGCTGCGCGCGCTGGGCCTGACGCGCGACGAGGCACCGCCCGAGCAGCAGGTGTTCATCGCCAACACGCTGAAGTGCCGGCCGCCGCGCAACCGCAACCCCGAGCCGGAGGAGCTGGCGCGCTGCGAGCCTTTCCTGCAGCGGCAGATCGCGCTGGTGCAGCCGCGCATCATCCTGGCGATGGGCCGCTTCGCGGTGCAGTCGCTGCTGCGCAGCAGCGAGCCCATCGGCCGCCTGCGCGGCCGGGTGCACCAGTACCAGGGCGTGCCGCTGGTGGTGACCTACCACCCCGCGTACCTGCTGCGCCAGCCGATGGACAAGGCACGCGCCTGGGAAGACCTCTGCCTGGCGGCAGAAGTCATGGAGCAGGGCCCCCAAGCTCGCTGA